One Acropora palmata chromosome 2, jaAcrPala1.3, whole genome shotgun sequence genomic window carries:
- the LOC141873439 gene encoding hematopoietically-expressed homeobox protein hhex-like, translating to MQHCEWNRSLNVFPPFNSSSFYIDDILGSGSSQRPQPSICTSTMCEVPKPPCLSPAFHLPPPRSYANLSSPFTPYHSPRSFGFHAPSIPTVYEAYNDHSAWNLFLPKPQKKKGGQVRFSNEQTMELEKIFENQKYLSPPERKQLSKVLGLTERQVKTWFQNRRAKWRRFKQESQGDKSERLETEEPKVAEKSS from the exons ATGCAGCATTGTGAGTGGAACAGGAGTTTAAATGTCTTCCCTCCATTCAACTCCTCGTCGTTTTACATTGACGATATTCTGGGCTCAGGATCCTCGCAGAGACCACAGCCATCCATCTGCACTTCAACTATGTGCGAGGTACCAAAACCACCTTGCCTTTCGCCAGCCTTTCACCTTCCTCCGCCGCGAAGCTATGCCAATCTAAGCAGCCCATTCACACCGTACCATTCCCCAAGGAGTTTTGGCTTCCATGCGCCGAGCATACCCACTGTGTACGAAGCTTACAACGACCACA GTGCTTGGAATCTGTTTTTACCAAAGCctcagaaaaagaaaggtgGTCAGGTTCGCTTCTCTAACGAGCAAACTATGGAGTTAGAGAAGATATTTGAAAACCAGAAGTATTTGTCGCCTCCTGAGAGAAAGCAGTTGTCCAAGGTGCTCGGGTTGACAGAGCGGCAAGTCAAGACTTGGTTTCAAAACCGCAGGGCGAAATGGAGGCGCTTCAAACAGGAATCACAAGGCGATAAATCGGAAAGATTAGAAACAGAAGAGCCGAAAGTAGCAGAAAAGAGTTCTTGA
- the LOC141873438 gene encoding glycerol-3-phosphate acyltransferase 4-like, whose product MAVWCILLSCYLAVIVIFMAIPASLGISFGIRNLYLATLYKVFEFGRKTIQSKQGIRSSVIDKKTVQPSHAHLPRNRSFGTFQREFRLDDIVEFCVNGVEAILDDDVTKRFSAEELESWNLLTRTNENYHYISVKLTIMWLLGCFVRYIILFPMRFIVLLIGLGSLVTSRIIIAQLPKSNFRHWLDDKTMLVSFRIIARAVSAVITFHNKENIANGGGICVANHTTPIDVLILMCDRCYSLVGQRQPGFFGFIERTLAKTQDHIWFERTEMKDRLIVTRRLREHVEDPSKNPILIFPEGTCINNTSVMMFKKGSFEIGGDVYPVAIKYDPTFGNAFWNSSVEGFGMYVFLLLTNWALVCDVWYLPKTTLRDDETAAQFANRVKTEIARQGGLVDLIWDGQLKRTSVKPEFRQRRQEDYASTLKID is encoded by the exons ATGGCCGTCTGGTGTATTCTCTTGTCATGTTATTTGGCGGTTATCGTTATTTTTATGGCGATCCCTGCTTCACTCGGGATTTCCTTTGGAATTCGAAACCTTTACTTAGCCACGCTGTATAAAGTGTTCGAG tTTGGAAGGAAAACTATCCAGTCCAAGCAAGGCATTAGATCAAGTG TCATTGACAAGAAAACAGTGCAACCATCCCATGCTCATTTGCCAAGGAACAGATCATTTGGAACTTTCCAACGAGAATTCAGATTAGATGATATTGTTGAATTCTGTGTCAATGGGGTAGAA gCTATACTTGATGATGATGTAACCAAACGTTTCAGTGCTGAAG AATTGGAATCTTGGAATCTTCTTACCAGAACCAATGAGAATTACCATTATATTAG TGTCAAGTTAACAATAATGTGGCTGTTAGGTTGTTTTGTCAGATATATCATCTTGTTTCCAATGAG atttattGTTCTACTTATTGGCCTGGGATCGTTAGTCACATCTAGAATCATCATTGCACAACTTCCAAAATCCAA TTTCAGGCACTGGCTTGATGACAAAACCATGTTAGTATCGTTCAGAATAATTGCAAGAGCTGTGTCTGCCGTCATCACGTTTCACAACAA GGAAAACATTGCAAATGGAGGTGGAATTTGTGTCGCAAATCACACTACGCCGATTGATGTTCTCATTTTGATGTGTGACCGATGCTATTCTCTG gTTGGACAGCGACAGCCTGGGTTCTTTGGTTTCATAGAAAGGACTCTGGCGAAAACCCAGGACCACATCTGGTTTGAGAGGACAGAAATGAAGGACAGGTTGATTGTTACGAGAAG GTTGAGGGAGCATGTTGAAGATCCTTCCAAAAACCCAATTTTGATCTTTCCGGAAG GAACCTGTATTAACAATACATCCGTAATGATGTTCAAAAAAGGCAGCTTTGAAATTGGGGGAGACGTTTATCCTGTTGCGATCAAG TACGACCCAACATTTGGAAATGCATTTTGGAACTCAAGCGTCGAGGGATTCGGAATGTAcgtctttcttcttttaaccAACTGGGCTCTGGTGTGCGATGTGTGGTATTTGCCGAAAACAACTCTTCGG GACGACGAAACTGCTGCTCAGTTTGCAAATCGCGTCAAGACGGAAATCGCGCG